One region of Fusobacterium periodonticum 1_1_41FAA genomic DNA includes:
- a CDS encoding acetyltransferase: protein MKKIIIIGAGAFSREVHWLIEEINNTKNEWEVLGFLDDNLENKGKIIHGKPVLGQIEELKFLSEDVYSIITIANGNVREKIVNKFKNRKYATLIHPNVSIHSSNSIGEGTIICSGNIITVDVNIGKHVIVNLSCTIGHDAVINDYVTIFPGVNISGGVHVGKNSNIGTGSAILQYLKIGKNVTLGSLSNVIRDIPSDCTAVGNPAKVIKKYEK, encoded by the coding sequence ATGAAAAAAATCATAATTATAGGAGCAGGAGCATTCTCTAGAGAAGTACATTGGTTAATAGAAGAAATAAACAACACTAAAAATGAGTGGGAAGTATTGGGATTTTTAGATGATAACTTAGAGAATAAAGGTAAGATAATCCATGGGAAACCTGTTTTAGGACAAATAGAAGAATTAAAATTTTTATCTGAAGATGTCTATTCTATTATTACAATAGCAAATGGAAATGTTAGAGAAAAAATTGTGAATAAATTTAAAAATAGAAAGTATGCAACTTTGATACATCCTAATGTGAGTATACATTCTAGTAATTCTATTGGAGAAGGAACAATTATATGCTCAGGAAATATTATAACAGTAGATGTAAATATAGGAAAACATGTCATAGTTAATTTATCTTGTACAATTGGGCATGATGCAGTAATTAATGACTATGTTACTATTTTTCCAGGAGTAAATATATCAGGTGGAGTTCATGTTGGAAAAAATTCTAATATAGGAACAGGTAGTGCTATTTTACAATATTTAAAAATAGGTAAAAATGTAACTTTAGGTTCTTTATCAAATGTAATTAGAGATATTCCTAGTGATTGTACAGCTGTTGGAAATCCAGCAAAAGTTATTAAAAAATATGAAAAGTAA
- a CDS encoding LegC family aminotransferase, which yields MKNALIIGAGLASEKILDEMLETKELNIKGILDKDPNKFGAEKKGILILGNYDNIEKYVSNLNIETIIIATTEMSAEEIKEKIQKKIDNKKTVTYILPNIEDLDLKRSLLSQLRNVNIPLSVPNLNKKEILKNLEECLESGWVSTGGKFIPEFEDKVKKYIKTKCAAGVQSGTAGLHLSLQVLGVQRDEEVIVPTLTFIAAVNPVTYLGANPVFIDCDDSLCMDPIKLEKFCSEECDFIDGILVNKKTNRKIRVLVIVHVFGNMADMEKIMDIAKKYNLKVLEDATEALGTYYTEGKYKGKFAGTMGDLGVLSFNANKIITTGGGGMVVGDNYDLVEKVRFLSSQAKKDPLYFIHDEIGYNYRMLNLQAALGTSQIDELESFIETKTKNYYLYKEAVNSIGGLQLLTFRKGIRPNYWFYSLVVDEEKYGLNKDELLRKLVSENIQTRPIWGLIHQQKPYQKYEAYQMEKALWYHERVLNIPCSSNLTEEEVEIVISKLKK from the coding sequence ATGAAAAATGCTTTGATTATTGGTGCTGGACTTGCAAGTGAAAAAATATTAGATGAAATGTTAGAAACAAAAGAGTTAAATATAAAAGGAATTTTAGATAAAGACCCCAATAAATTTGGGGCTGAAAAAAAAGGAATTTTGATTTTAGGAAATTATGATAACATTGAAAAATATGTGAGTAATCTAAATATAGAAACTATAATAATTGCAACAACAGAAATGTCTGCTGAAGAAATTAAAGAAAAAATTCAAAAAAAGATTGATAATAAAAAAACAGTTACATATATATTACCAAATATAGAAGATTTAGATTTAAAGAGATCTTTACTATCTCAGTTAAGAAATGTAAATATACCATTGTCTGTTCCTAACTTAAATAAAAAAGAAATATTAAAAAATCTAGAAGAATGCTTAGAAAGTGGTTGGGTTTCTACTGGTGGAAAATTTATACCAGAATTTGAAGATAAAGTAAAAAAATATATAAAAACTAAGTGTGCAGCTGGAGTACAAAGTGGAACAGCTGGATTACATTTATCATTACAAGTATTGGGAGTTCAAAGAGATGAAGAAGTAATAGTACCAACTTTAACATTTATTGCTGCAGTAAATCCTGTCACTTATCTTGGAGCAAATCCAGTGTTTATAGATTGCGATGATAGCTTGTGTATGGATCCTATAAAATTAGAAAAATTTTGCTCGGAAGAATGTGATTTTATAGATGGAATATTAGTAAATAAAAAGACTAACAGAAAAATTAGAGTATTGGTAATTGTTCATGTTTTTGGAAATATGGCAGATATGGAAAAAATTATGGATATCGCTAAAAAATATAATTTAAAAGTTTTAGAAGATGCTACAGAAGCATTGGGAACTTATTATACAGAAGGCAAATATAAAGGGAAGTTTGCAGGAACTATGGGAGACTTAGGAGTTCTATCATTTAATGCGAATAAAATCATCACGACAGGTGGTGGAGGAATGGTTGTAGGGGACAACTATGATTTGGTAGAAAAAGTTAGATTTTTATCTTCTCAAGCTAAAAAGGATCCTCTATATTTTATACATGATGAAATAGGTTATAACTATCGTATGTTAAATTTACAAGCAGCATTAGGAACTAGTCAAATAGATGAATTAGAATCTTTTATTGAAACAAAAACTAAAAATTATTATTTATACAAAGAAGCAGTAAATAGTATAGGTGGACTACAACTATTAACTTTTAGGAAAGGTATAAGACCAAATTATTGGTTCTATTCCTTAGTAGTAGATGAAGAAAAATATGGATTAAATAAGGATGAATTATTAAGAAAATTAGTTTCAGAAAATATACAAACAAGACCAATTTGGGGATTAATTCATCAACAAAAACCTTATCAAAAATATGAAGCTTACCAAATGGAAAAAGCATTATGGTATCATGAAAGAGTTCTAAATATTCCTTGTAGCTCTAATTTAACAGAAGAAGAAGTTGAAATTGTAATAAGTAAGTTAAAAAAGTAA
- the neuB gene encoding N-acetylneuraminate synthase: MKKVFIIAEAGVNHNGNMELAYKLVDAAKEAGVDAVKFQVFKAEKVISKSTKMADYQKENLKENISQLDMVKKLELSYEDFIKINEYCKEKGIMFMATPFDNDSLDFLVDTLKVDVLKIGSGDLNNYPFLEKVALKNKEIILSTGMSNLSDIEGALDFISQYTDKEVKVLHCTTNYPCPMDEVNLKAMNTIKDAFQVAVGYSDHTLGIEVPIAAVALGAEIIEKHFTLDKTMEGPDHVASLEPDELKEMTRTIRNIEKALGSGIKKPNKSEIKIQSIVKRKIVLAKDVEENHILTESDLEYKRCENGIESKYYKSIIGKKVKRKIDADSPLKWEDILQ, encoded by the coding sequence ATGAAAAAAGTTTTTATTATTGCAGAAGCAGGAGTAAACCATAATGGTAATATGGAACTAGCATATAAGTTAGTAGACGCTGCTAAAGAAGCGGGAGTGGATGCAGTAAAGTTCCAAGTTTTTAAGGCAGAAAAAGTTATATCAAAGTCTACTAAAATGGCTGATTATCAAAAAGAGAACTTAAAAGAAAATATAAGCCAACTAGATATGGTTAAGAAATTAGAACTTAGTTATGAAGACTTTATAAAAATAAATGAATATTGCAAAGAAAAAGGTATAATGTTTATGGCTACTCCTTTTGATAACGATAGTTTAGATTTCTTAGTAGATACTTTAAAAGTAGATGTTTTAAAAATAGGTTCGGGGGATTTAAATAACTATCCTTTTTTAGAAAAAGTAGCATTAAAAAACAAAGAAATTATTTTATCAACAGGAATGTCTAACCTTTCAGATATAGAAGGTGCTTTAGACTTTATTTCTCAATATACAGATAAAGAAGTAAAAGTATTACACTGTACAACAAATTATCCTTGTCCTATGGATGAAGTAAATTTAAAAGCTATGAATACTATAAAAGATGCTTTTCAAGTTGCAGTTGGATATTCTGACCATACTTTAGGTATAGAAGTACCAATTGCAGCAGTTGCTTTAGGGGCAGAAATTATAGAGAAACATTTTACTTTGGATAAAACTATGGAAGGACCAGACCATGTTGCTAGTTTAGAACCAGACGAATTAAAAGAAATGACTAGAACAATTCGTAATATAGAAAAAGCCTTAGGTTCTGGAATAAAAAAACCTAATAAAAGTGAGATTAAAATTCAAAGTATAGTAAAAAGAAAAATAGTCTTAGCAAAAGATGTTGAAGAAAATCATATCTTAACAGAAAGTGATTTAGAATATAAAAGATGTGAAAATGGAATTGAGTCAAAATATTACAAGAGCATAATAGGAAAAAAAGTAAAAAGAAAAATTGATGCAGATTCTCCTTTAAAGTGGGAAGATATATTACAATAG
- a CDS encoding Gfo/Idh/MocA family protein: MYNVAIIGCGRISHKIAEGVAKNNDRMKLVVLCDPIEEKMFKTEKTYNEKVEAENTILKYKDYKEILKENKIDIVIIATESGYHEEIGLYFLENGINLIIEKPLAMSIEGAQKLVDTAKKNNLKLAASHQNRFNYPIQLLKKAIKENRLGRIFNGMARILWTRDDNYYLQAPWRGTWALDGGTLMNQCIHNIDLINWMMDDEIDIVYAQTSNYIRNIEAEDYGVILIRYKSGKIATIEGSAIVYPKNLEETLTITGEKGTVVIGGMAVNKINTWRVEGDNEQEYLSIDCGDPNSVYGYGHEALYKDFVDALDENREPLVNGIAGLNAVKIILAAYKSQKTGLPIKFSEFKEFSTLDMGGLNV; the protein is encoded by the coding sequence ATGTATAATGTTGCAATTATTGGTTGTGGAAGAATATCTCATAAAATAGCAGAAGGAGTTGCTAAGAATAATGATAGAATGAAGTTAGTTGTTTTATGCGATCCTATAGAAGAAAAGATGTTTAAAACTGAAAAAACATATAATGAGAAAGTAGAAGCAGAAAATACAATATTAAAATATAAAGACTACAAAGAAATATTAAAAGAAAATAAAATAGATATAGTAATTATTGCAACAGAAAGTGGATATCACGAAGAAATAGGACTATATTTTCTTGAAAATGGAATTAATCTTATAATTGAAAAACCATTAGCTATGTCAATAGAAGGTGCTCAAAAATTAGTTGATACTGCAAAGAAAAATAATTTAAAATTAGCAGCTAGTCATCAAAATAGATTTAATTATCCTATTCAACTTTTGAAAAAAGCTATAAAAGAAAATAGATTAGGAAGAATATTTAATGGTATGGCAAGAATTTTGTGGACTAGAGATGATAACTATTATCTTCAAGCTCCATGGAGAGGAACATGGGCTTTAGATGGTGGAACTTTAATGAATCAATGTATCCATAATATAGATTTAATAAATTGGATGATGGATGATGAAATAGACATAGTATATGCTCAAACTTCAAATTATATTAGAAACATTGAAGCAGAAGATTATGGAGTTATTTTAATCAGATATAAATCTGGTAAGATAGCAACAATTGAAGGAAGTGCTATAGTATACCCTAAAAATCTTGAAGAAACTTTAACTATAACTGGAGAAAAAGGAACAGTAGTAATTGGTGGAATGGCAGTTAATAAGATAAATACTTGGAGAGTAGAAGGAGATAATGAACAGGAATATTTATCTATTGATTGTGGAGATCCTAATTCTGTTTATGGTTATGGACATGAAGCATTGTACAAAGATTTTGTTGATGCTTTAGATGAAAATAGAGAGCCACTTGTAAACGGAATAGCAGGACTAAATGCAGTAAAAATAATATTAGCTGCATATAAATCTCAAAAAACAGGTTTACCTATAAAATTTTCGGAATTTAAAGAATTTTCAACTTTAGATATGGGAGGACTTAATGTTTAA
- a CDS encoding cytidylyltransferase domain-containing protein — MKKIAIIPARAGSKGLPNKNVLMLEDKPLMAYTIEAALESKEFDRVIVSTDSLEYKYIAEKFGAEVLMRDAELASDTASSFVVIEDILKKITNIDYFVLLQVTSPFRNYNHIRESIDLFEKNYSKYDFLVSVQKSDKPSFLIKTIGEDGSLKEYNMNLSDYTRQKYKEYHPNGAIFIGKVKEYLLQKHFLGDKSLAYFMNKEDSIDIDDILDFEFASNILKKKNKEKNLSKSIEKKISEKKNILNLEKDITLIGGTIFENWDIKTLGTKTVNNLGIEGITINQCKKLICELLEVGHLSKEIVIMLDINNIISKISKEQILQEINEITKNILSKNEKTKIYFMEIPSVIFRVDVKKEEIFSLNEYLKNNLDELIKYIELNKEMVDEFKNLKLDYTYDGYHLNEVGYKKMKTIIEKEI; from the coding sequence ATGAAAAAAATAGCTATAATACCTGCAAGAGCTGGTTCGAAAGGATTGCCTAATAAAAATGTATTAATGTTGGAAGATAAGCCTTTAATGGCTTATACAATAGAAGCAGCTCTTGAAAGTAAAGAATTTGATCGTGTTATTGTTTCAACAGACTCATTAGAGTACAAATATATTGCTGAAAAATTTGGAGCAGAAGTCTTAATGAGAGATGCTGAACTAGCTAGTGATACCGCTAGTAGTTTTGTTGTGATAGAAGATATTTTAAAAAAAATAACTAATATAGATTATTTTGTGTTATTACAAGTAACTTCACCATTTAGAAATTATAATCACATAAGAGAGAGTATAGATTTATTTGAAAAAAATTATAGTAAATATGATTTTTTAGTCTCTGTACAAAAAAGTGATAAACCTAGTTTTTTAATAAAAACAATAGGAGAAGATGGAAGTTTAAAAGAATATAATATGAATCTTAGTGATTATACTAGACAAAAATACAAAGAATACCATCCAAATGGAGCTATTTTTATTGGGAAAGTAAAAGAATATTTGTTGCAAAAGCATTTTTTAGGTGATAAATCCTTAGCATACTTTATGAATAAGGAAGACTCGATAGATATTGACGATATTTTAGATTTTGAATTTGCTTCAAATATTTTAAAAAAGAAAAATAAAGAGAAAAATTTATCTAAATCAATAGAGAAGAAAATTTCAGAGAAAAAAAATATTCTTAATTTAGAAAAAGACATAACTTTAATTGGAGGAACAATTTTTGAAAATTGGGATATAAAAACTTTAGGTACTAAGACAGTAAATAATCTTGGAATTGAAGGTATAACTATAAATCAATGTAAAAAACTTATTTGTGAATTATTAGAAGTAGGGCATCTATCTAAAGAAATAGTTATAATGTTAGATATTAATAATATAATAAGTAAGATATCAAAAGAACAAATTTTACAAGAAATAAATGAGATAACTAAAAATATATTATCCAAAAATGAAAAAACGAAGATATATTTTATGGAGATTCCTTCAGTAATCTTCAGAGTGGATGTAAAAAAAGAAGAAATCTTCAGTTTAAATGAGTACTTAAAAAATAATTTAGATGAATTAATAAAATATATTGAATTAAATAAAGAAATGGTAGATGAATTTAAAAATTTAAAATTAGATTACACATATGATGGTTATCACTTAAATGAAGTAGGATATAAAAAAATGAAAACGATTATAGAAAAAGAGATATAA
- the neuC gene encoding UDP-N-acetylglucosamine 2-epimerase, with protein MKKICVVTGTRAEYGLLKELISQINQDKELELQLIVTGMHLSPEFGFTYKEIEKDGFLISDKIEILMSSDTDIGISKSTALTLISFSETYNRLKPDMVILLGDRYEILAAALAAYIAKIPITHLCGGDITEGAYDDAFRHSITKMAYLHFPTTMLAKKRIEQLGENPEKVFYCGYLGNDELNKLKYKDKKELEKVVNFNLDNYMLIVYHATTLEKENPAEFFENMMKYLIENFKEYNFVIIKGNSDTYGRSINQKIDFLENKYPTRVKGFFSLSREEYLNFLKNSNIMIGNSSSGIYEAPCLKKLNINIGDRQKGRERASTTIDCQTDINELIKIMEKYKKNEYISLLENIENPYFGDDVAEKILSIVKDELSKGKIDLKKKFVDTFIK; from the coding sequence ATGAAAAAAATATGTGTTGTAACAGGAACTAGAGCAGAATATGGACTTTTAAAAGAACTTATTAGTCAAATAAATCAAGATAAAGAGCTTGAATTACAATTAATTGTAACAGGGATGCATTTATCACCTGAATTTGGTTTTACATATAAAGAAATTGAAAAGGATGGATTTTTAATAAGTGATAAAATTGAAATTTTAATGAGTTCAGATACTGATATAGGAATTTCTAAAAGTACAGCTTTAACTTTAATTAGTTTTTCAGAAACATATAATAGATTAAAGCCAGATATGGTAATTCTTTTAGGAGATAGGTATGAAATATTAGCAGCAGCATTAGCAGCATATATAGCTAAGATTCCTATAACTCATTTATGTGGTGGAGATATAACTGAAGGGGCATATGATGATGCTTTTCGTCATAGTATAACTAAGATGGCTTATCTTCATTTTCCAACTACAATGTTAGCTAAGAAAAGAATAGAACAGTTAGGAGAAAATCCTGAAAAAGTGTTTTATTGTGGTTATTTAGGGAATGATGAATTAAATAAACTAAAGTATAAAGATAAAAAAGAATTAGAAAAAGTAGTAAATTTTAACTTAGATAACTATATGCTAATAGTGTATCATGCTACAACATTAGAAAAAGAAAACCCAGCTGAATTTTTTGAAAATATGATGAAATATTTGATAGAAAATTTTAAAGAATATAATTTTGTTATTATAAAAGGAAATTCAGATACTTATGGAAGAAGTATTAATCAAAAAATTGATTTTTTAGAAAATAAATATCCTACAAGAGTAAAAGGATTCTTTTCCTTGTCAAGAGAAGAGTATTTAAACTTCTTAAAAAATTCAAATATAATGATAGGAAATTCATCTAGTGGAATCTATGAAGCTCCATGTTTAAAAAAATTAAATATAAATATAGGAGACAGACAAAAAGGAAGAGAAAGAGCAAGTACAACAATAGATTGTCAAACTGATATAAATGAACTTATAAAGATTATGGAAAAATACAAGAAAAATGAGTATATTTCATTATTAGAAAATATAGAAAATCCATATTTTGGAGATGATGTAGCTGAAAAGATTTTGTCTATAGTAAAAGATGAATTGAGTAAAGGAAAAATTGATTTAAAGAAAAAATTTGTTGATACTTTTATAAAATAG
- the murJ gene encoding murein biosynthesis integral membrane protein MurJ yields the protein MGKIIIIAIIFNIISKFLAFFRELSLAYFFGASLLTDAYLVAISIPTTIFGIIGSGILNGYIPMYNHIRENSNTYNAKRFTNNFINVMLLFSFIVFLFGFSFSDFLVKLFSFGFDKATLELASFYTKISIFSIFPIILVSIFSGFLQVNNKFLTVAFISIPTNFIYIIGSYIAYKTNIFTMLVLFTCLAMFFQLIFLYPFVLKNKFKFSFKVNLYDKNLHKLLMLGIPIIIGTSLEQINSLIDRTVASGLGSGSITILNYATKLNGAMLSLSVIAILSILYPKFSRLVSENNIKELKEQIKYIINMIFIFSIPTMFGIIALNREVSIFIFGRGNLDRNSVLATAKCLSAYSLCFVALCLRDLATKIFYSFKDSKTPVINSGIGIGLNIILNIILSKYLGIIGIALATSVSTVFISILLFYNLRRYDIYLEKSNLIILSKVLVASSFMILVIYLSKKYLSSYGNFSILIYMINAGISYILAVLLLGVNEVKDLFKLFLKVFKLKR from the coding sequence ATGGGAAAGATAATAATAATTGCTATAATTTTTAATATAATATCAAAATTTTTGGCCTTTTTTAGAGAACTATCTTTAGCGTATTTTTTTGGTGCTTCATTGTTAACAGATGCTTATTTAGTTGCGATTTCAATTCCTACAACAATTTTTGGTATTATTGGTTCAGGAATTTTAAATGGTTATATTCCAATGTATAACCATATTAGAGAAAATTCAAATACTTATAATGCTAAAAGATTCACCAATAATTTTATTAATGTTATGCTACTTTTTTCTTTTATAGTTTTTCTTTTTGGGTTCTCTTTTTCAGATTTTTTAGTAAAACTATTTTCTTTTGGCTTTGATAAGGCAACACTAGAATTAGCAAGTTTTTACACTAAGATTTCAATTTTTAGCATATTTCCTATTATATTAGTATCAATTTTTTCAGGATTCTTACAAGTTAATAACAAGTTTCTTACAGTAGCATTTATTAGTATTCCAACAAATTTTATATATATTATAGGGAGTTATATAGCTTATAAAACTAATATATTTACTATGCTAGTTTTATTTACATGTCTAGCAATGTTTTTTCAACTTATTTTTCTATATCCATTTGTATTAAAAAATAAGTTTAAATTTTCTTTTAAAGTTAATTTATATGATAAGAACTTACATAAATTACTTATGCTAGGGATTCCTATAATAATTGGAACTTCATTAGAACAAATAAATTCTCTTATAGATAGAACTGTAGCATCTGGATTGGGTTCAGGATCAATTACGATTTTAAATTATGCTACGAAGTTAAATGGAGCAATGCTATCTTTATCAGTTATAGCAATTTTGAGTATTCTATATCCCAAATTTTCTCGTTTAGTATCTGAAAATAATATAAAAGAATTAAAAGAGCAAATAAAATATATAATTAATATGATTTTTATTTTTTCGATTCCAACAATGTTTGGGATAATTGCTTTAAATAGAGAAGTCTCTATATTTATTTTTGGAAGAGGAAATTTAGATAGAAATTCAGTTTTAGCTACAGCAAAATGCCTATCAGCGTATTCTCTTTGTTTTGTTGCACTTTGTCTTAGGGATTTAGCAACCAAAATATTCTATTCATTTAAAGATTCTAAAACTCCTGTTATAAATTCAGGTATTGGAATAGGATTAAATATAATATTAAATATAATTCTCTCAAAATATCTAGGAATAATAGGAATAGCATTAGCTACATCAGTTTCAACAGTCTTTATAAGTATTCTTCTGTTTTATAATCTAAGAAGATATGATATTTACTTAGAAAAATCAAATTTAATTATACTTTCTAAAGTTCTTGTAGCTTCATCTTTTATGATACTTGTTATTTACCTTTCTAAAAAGTATTTATCTTCATATGGAAATTTTAGTATTCTTATATATATGATAAATGCAGGTATTTCTTATATTTTAGCAGTACTTTTATTGGGGGTTAATGAGGTTAAAGATCTATTTAAATTATTTTTAAAAGTCTTTAAATTGAAGAGATAG
- a CDS encoding polysaccharide deacetylase family protein yields MKSEVTVVMYHYIRDLKNSRYPNIKGLDIEKFKKQIKFFKENYNFVRIEDLIEYYKNPKEKGLPDKAILLTFDDGYKDHYTYVLPVLLENNIQGSFYIPTKCFQDKKVLDVNKIHFILESCIGEEEKILKEIEDYLEKNKDSRISLLYNDYFKEYAIDSRFDKKEVIFIKRMLQVVLPEDYRKKLVDILFKKYVCTIGDKIISERAFWEELYLTPEQIRMMEKLGMHIGFHSHDHVWLSSLSKEEQEFQIKSSINYFKEIGIKTEKMTLSYPYGGYNEESVELIKKYEIPLAFTTKVAIADLNKDENYALPRLDTNDFYQG; encoded by the coding sequence ATGAAGAGTGAAGTAACTGTTGTAATGTATCACTATATTAGAGATTTAAAAAATAGTAGATATCCTAATATAAAGGGATTAGATATTGAGAAATTTAAAAAGCAGATTAAATTTTTTAAAGAAAATTATAATTTTGTAAGAATTGAAGATTTAATAGAATACTATAAAAATCCAAAGGAAAAAGGATTACCAGATAAGGCAATTCTATTAACTTTTGATGATGGATATAAAGACCATTATACTTATGTTTTACCAGTTTTATTAGAAAATAATATTCAAGGTTCTTTTTATATACCAACAAAATGTTTTCAAGATAAAAAAGTATTAGATGTTAATAAAATACATTTTATTTTAGAAAGTTGTATAGGAGAAGAAGAGAAAATTTTAAAAGAAATAGAAGATTATCTAGAAAAGAATAAAGATAGTAGAATATCACTTTTGTATAATGATTATTTTAAAGAATATGCAATTGATTCTCGTTTTGATAAGAAAGAAGTTATTTTTATCAAAAGAATGTTACAAGTAGTTTTACCTGAGGATTACAGAAAAAAATTGGTAGATATATTATTTAAAAAGTATGTTTGTACAATAGGTGATAAGATAATATCAGAAAGAGCTTTTTGGGAAGAACTTTATTTAACTCCAGAACAAATAAGAATGATGGAGAAACTAGGAATGCATATAGGATTCCATAGTCATGATCATGTTTGGTTAAGCTCATTATCCAAAGAAGAACAAGAATTTCAAATAAAATCTTCTATAAATTACTTTAAAGAAATAGGAATTAAAACAGAAAAAATGACACTATCTTATCCTTATGGCGGATATAACGAAGAAAGTGTGGAGCTTATAAAAAAATATGAAATACCTCTTGCTTTCACAACAAAAGTAGCTATAGCCGATTTAAATAAAGATGAAAACTATGCATTACCTAGATTAGATACGAATGACTTTTATCAAGGTTAA
- a CDS encoding O-antigen ligase family protein, which translates to MNNLIISIYIFISFILMYNLENKSIILYLLLIFQLMMFGFNLYVLLKRKNIKISKDIFLILLITIFSLIFNMDTLGNYIINIVLIFNIYILTKYRWNYVYKRIFLYANIFNIINMFLYKYSTRIYGAPKVILGYTLPKILVPQIWVASLSLIAVYSLFSINLIKNKLLKIFIVLLSLSLIIVAGKFTTILALLIAGIIYLLNLKFFLLSSKKMLKYTLKAMLTICFCSPFIFYYFTIVYNEFLNTKVVDVSSLFSGRHLLWIDYINYIYDNKFQILVGNGFFSDEKKISYLLHPHNQYLTIFYTLGILGFIIYYLFYLKVIDESIKIKKQYPNLFMILIIIIFEMCGDDYFILTINPLNLIIIFLIHNSKYNINSEQILKNRKKYIKEN; encoded by the coding sequence ATGAATAATCTAATTATAAGTATATATATATTTATATCATTTATTTTGATGTATAATTTAGAAAATAAATCTATTATACTATATTTGTTATTAATTTTCCAATTGATGATGTTTGGTTTTAATTTATATGTCTTATTGAAAAGAAAAAATATAAAAATTTCAAAAGATATTTTTTTAATATTACTTATAACTATATTTTCTTTAATTTTTAATATGGATACACTAGGAAATTATATAATAAATATAGTTTTAATATTTAATATTTACATATTAACAAAATATAGGTGGAATTATGTATACAAAAGAATATTTTTATATGCTAATATTTTTAATATAATTAATATGTTTCTATACAAATATTCTACTAGAATCTATGGAGCACCTAAAGTTATATTAGGTTATACATTACCTAAAATTTTAGTACCTCAAATATGGGTAGCAAGCCTTTCATTAATAGCTGTGTACTCTTTATTTTCTATAAATTTAATAAAAAATAAATTATTAAAAATATTTATTGTACTTTTAAGTCTATCTTTAATTATAGTTGCAGGAAAGTTTACTACAATACTAGCTTTATTAATTGCAGGAATAATATATTTATTGAATTTGAAATTTTTTCTTCTTTCTTCAAAAAAAATGCTAAAATATACCCTAAAGGCAATGTTGACAATATGTTTCTGTAGCCCATTTATATTTTATTATTTTACTATTGTTTATAATGAATTTTTGAATACTAAAGTTGTAGATGTTTCTAGTCTATTTTCAGGAAGGCATTTACTTTGGATAGATTATATTAATTATATTTATGATAATAAATTTCAAATTTTAGTAGGAAATGGTTTTTTTTCTGATGAAAAAAAAATATCATATTTGTTACATCCACATAATCAGTATTTAACTATTTTTTACACATTAGGAATTTTAGGGTTTATTATTTATTATTTATTTTATTTAAAAGTTATAGATGAAAGTATTAAAATAAAAAAACAATATCCTAATTTGTTTATGATATTAATAATCATTATATTTGAAATGTGTGGAGATGATTATTTTATTTTAACAATAAATCCATTAAATTTAATAATTATATTTTTAATACATAATTCAAAATATAATATAAATAGTGAACAAATATTAAAAAATAGAAAAAAATACATTAAAGAGAACTAA